The region TTGTCGTTGATGCGGTATTGCAGATCAGCGCCGATGTTGAAGGTGCGCGTCTCGTATTGCAGCCACGGCTGGCCGAGCAGGGTGCGCGGATCGATGCTGCCGACCGGCGGCAACTGGCCGTTCAGATAGGGACCGATCGACGGCTGCGCAGAAATCTTGCGCTCCTGGTAATCGAAATTGGCGCGCACCAGCAGATCGGGATTGATCGCCCAGTCGAACGCGCCGCTGACGAAGTCGCGCGAGGTGTCGCCGTTGTGGCGGAAGTCGCCGTTGCGTTCGCGTGCAACATTGAAGCGGTAGCCGAAGCGGCCGTCGTCGAGCGGACCGCCGGTGTCCAGCGCGACATAGCTGCCGCCGCTGCTGTTGCTGCGCAGCGATGTCTTGATGCTGGTGAAGCGGTCCCTGGTCGGGCGCTTGATGGCGTAGTTGATGGTGCCGCCCGGCGAGTTGATGCCGTACAGGAAACCCGACGGGCCTTTCAGCAAGTCGATCTGCTCGACGTTTTCCAGCGGGATTTCATAATAAGGGGCGACCGACATGCCGTCGCGCCGCACGGTGTTGGTCCAGTCGGAAAAGTAGCCGCGGATGCGCACCATTTCATAGGCGCCGGCCTGCGTGGCGTCTTGCACCGACGGGTCGTTCTTGAGTACATCCATCATGGTGCGCGATTCTTGCGCGTCGATCAGCTCGCTGGAATACGATTGCACCGAGAAGGGCAATTCTTCCGGCTTCTTGTAGCCCAAGGCACCGACGTTGACGCCGTCGGTGGCATACAGGGACGGACGCGAACCGCTCACGCTGACCTCGGGCAGCTTGTCGGCTGCGGCGCTGGTGCTGCTGGTGCCGCCAGTGCCGCGGGTGATGGCGTAGCCGCCGGCGGCAGTCGGGCGGACCTCCAGCCCGCTGTGGTCGAGCAGGCGTCGCAGCGCTTCATCTACGGTCAGCGAGCCTTTGAGGGCAGGCGCCTGGCGGCTTTCCGCAATGTCGGTGGAAAACACGATGGGCTTGCCGGACTGGCGCGCCAGCGCACGCAAGGCGTTGTCGAGGCGTTGTGCGGGAATGTCGAGATCAACCGCAGCAGATTGCGCCCATGCCATCGCCGCCAGCGACATGCCGACGGCAAGCACGCCTGATTTCAGTTTCAGTTTCAATCTCTGGCGAGAGGAACGGCCTGCCCCCGGAACGGCACAACGCATGAACTACTCCTGTAAAAAAATCATGGTTATTTACAGGAGTTACCGAAACCAGATCGATGCGTGGGAACCTCTGAATGAAAATAATTTTTATTTAGCCGTGTTGCCGGGCGTGGCGGAAGTTGCTGAAATGACAATCGCGCCGGGGCTGCGCTTCACCGTTACCGGCAAGATGGTCGGCAGCACGCGCAGCAGGTCGTTGACATCCTTGATGTTGTATTCGCCGGACAGGCGCAAGTCGCCGATGCGTGCATCGGCCAGCACGACGGGTTGCGCCAGGTAGCGTTGCATGTCGAGCGCGGCCTCGCGCAGCGGCGTGGCGTTGAAATACAGTTTGCCGCGGCGCCAGGCACCGCTCTGGCCGGGCTCGAGATCGGCCAGGCGTTCCAGTTTTCCATCGGACGAACGAACGCTCTGATCCGCCGTCAGCACCAGCGGCGGACCGCTGTCGCTGCGCACTTCGACCGCGCCTTGTTGCACGCTCACGAGCGCGCCGTCTTCCTGGTTGCGTACGTCGAACACCGTGCCGATGTCGGTAACCGTGGTGCGATGGGCTTCGACCACGAAGGAGCGATAGGTATGGGCGACGTCAAAGCCGGCCTCGCCGCGCAGCAGCGTGATGCGGCGCGAGAAGAGACGCGATTCGATGCGCAATTCGCTGTCGGTATTGAGCTGGATGCGGCTGCCGTCGGCCATGGTCAGTGTCGACGTCCGGCCGGCCCCGGTGACGACCTGGCGCGTGTCGTACGCCGGATCGATCAGCCAGGCCAGCCCGGTACTGAGCAGCAGCACCGCCGCCATCGCCGCAATCTTGCGTACGGTACGGCGTTTTGCGGCGCCGCGGATGATGGTTTCCGGCGCCGGGAAGCGTGGGCGCAGCGGCGGCGCCAGCGACGCGCGCATGGTCGCATCGTCGTTCCCGGCATGCGCACCGCTCCATATCGGGCGGATCGCCGACATCGCGCGCTCCATGTGCTTGCCCACCATCTTGCGCGAGATGCCCAGTTGCGTCGCGACTTCATCCTGCGACATCTCCTGCAGCTTGTGCAGCACGAAGACTTCACGGCAGCGCGGCGGCAGATCGCCGATGGCGATTTCGAGCGCATCGATCAATTGCTTGCCGTGCAGGATTTCTTCGCCGTCGCTGTGATGCAGATTGATGTCGGGTACGGCGTTGACCGACTCCTGCCATTGGTTGCGGCTGGTGGCCGCGCGCTGCAGGTCGATCGCCTTGCAGGTGGAGATATGTTTGAGCAGCGCCAGCGGCGTGCCGTCCTGTTCATGCGGGCGGGTGCGCACCACCTGCATGTACACCTCGTGCACCACTTCATGCGCAAAATTCTTGTCGCCGAAACGCCTGCGCACATGATCGACCAGTTCGTCGTAATGGCGCATCAGGGCATCCAGCAGAGGCAGATTCGGGGAGTCTTGGCGCATACCTTGGATAAGGACGGAAAGGGAGTGCAAATTATAAATGATAATGATTTCTATTCTATGTCCAATCTCCGTCTATTTCATGCTGCCAAACGGTGCACAAACGGCACTCTCATCATTGTTGTTTTGATAATTTTCTCGCATTGCGGAAAGCGGTCGCTCCGGTATCCGCTTTGCTACAGACACGCGCCGTGCTTTTCTATATCATCGCGCCTTTGCAAAAAACGGCAGGGATAAGCATGTCAGACGCTTGTGGCGTGGATTTCGGTACTTCCAATTCCACGATGGGCTGGAGCAGGCAGGGACAACCTTCCTTGCTCGCACTCGAAGACGGCAAGATGACGTTGCCGTCGGTGGTGTTCTTCAACGCCGATGAAAACGAATTCAGCTACGGCCGCGCCGCGTTGTCGACCTACCTGGCCGGCTACGAGGGCCGGCTCATGCGTTCCCTCAAGAGCCTGCTCGGCTCGGGCATGATCGACGGCCAGACCGAAGTCGGCGGCCGCGCGCTGCCGTTTCGCGCCTTGCTGTCGCAATTCATCGGCGAACTCAAGCAGCGCGGCGAACGCGCCGCCGGCCGTCGCTTCGACAGCGTGGTGCTGGGCCGTCCGGTGCATTTCGTCGACGACAACGCCGAGGCCGATCAGCTGGCGCAGGACACGCTCGAAGAAATCGCGCGCGCGGTCGGCTTCAGGCACATCGACTTCCAGTACGAACCGATCGCCGCGGCTTTCGATTACGAATCCACCATCGCCCGCGAAGAACTGGTGCTGATCGCCGACATCGGCGGCGGTACCTCGGACTTTTCGCTGGTGCGCCTGTCGCCCGAACGTGCGAAGAAGACCGAGCGCCTCGACGACATCCTCGCCAACGGCGGCGTCCACATCGGCGGCACCGACTTCGACAAATACCTCAGCCTGTCGAGCGTCATGCCGCTGCTCGGTCTCGGCAGCAAGCTCACCAGCAACAGCGAAGTGCCGTCGGGCTATTACTTCAACCTGGCGACCTGGCACACCATCAACCTGATCTATACGCGCAAGGCCTGGCAGCAATTGCAGGACGTCTATCGCGAAGTCGCCGAGCGCGACAAGTTCGCGCGCCTGCTCGACCTGGTCGAACAGCGCGCCGGCCACTGGCTGGCGCTGCAGGTGGAAGCGGCCAAGATCGGCCTGTCGGCCGATGAGTCCTTCACGCTCGAACTCGATCGCCTGCGTCCGCCCGACACGCTGCAACTGAGCCGCGCCGGTTTCGACGCCAGCATCGATCATCTGGTGGAGTCGGTCGAGCAGACCGTCGGCAAGCTGCTGGCCGACGCCGGCGTGAAGGCCGACGCCATTGATTCGGTGTTCTTCACGGGCGGTTCCAGCGGCGTGCATCTGCTGCGCAAGCGCATCGCCGCGCTGGTGCCGAACGCCCGACAAGTCGAAGGCGATCTGTTCGGCAGCATCGGTTCCGGACTGGCGTTGGATGCTGTACGGAAATTTTCCTGATTCGTTCTCGTCCCTGATGGCGCTCTGACGCCGCTTCCCTCTGACCGAATTCCGTTGTGATTCGCCGGTAGTGCTGGCATCATCGCAACAAAATATTCTCCAGGGGAAGTCGTGCGTCGTCTCTTCGCAAAACATGGTGCGCGCTGGTTGCTGGCGCTGGTGCTGACGCTGCTGGCGGGCGGGCAGGTGATGGGCATGCTGCCGGCGTTTCTGACCGAGCGCATCGATCTGTTCTTCTACGACATGCGCATGCGCATCGCCAAAGTGGAAACCGATCCGCGCATCGTCATCGTCGACATCGACGAGAAGAGCATCGCCGAAGTCGGTCGCTGGCCGTGGAGCCGCGACGTTGTCGCCGCACTCATCAGCAAGATGACCGACAGCTACGAAGCGCAGACCGTCGCCTTCGACGTGCTGTTTGCCGAACCCGACAACAGCTCCGGCTACGCCACGCTGGAAAGCCTGGCCCACAGCGAACTCAAAGGGCTGCCGCAATTCGGCCAGCAGCTGCAGACGCTGAAACCCAAACTCGATTTCGATGCGCGCATGGCCGCAGCGATCCAGGGCCGCCCGGTGGTGATGGGCTACAACCTGTCCAACGAACCCGACGCCATCGCCAAGGGCCAGCTGCCGAAACCGGTGTTTACGCTGGCCAGTCTCGGCGGCCGTCGTCTCGACGCCACCAATTGGAAAGCCTACGGCGCCAACCTGCCGCAATTGCAAGAGGCCGCCGAAGCCGGCGGCTTCTTCAATCCGCTGCTCGACAACGACGGCCTGATCCGCCGCGTGCCGCTGATTGCACAAGTGGGCGACAACTTCTATGAATCGCTGGCGCTGGCGAGCGCCCGCTCGGCGCTCGGCGCCACGCGCATGAAACCGATTTTCCTGCAGCAGGATGCGGTGATGTCGGATCAGCAGCTACGCGACTATGGCGCGCTCGAATCGATCGCGCTCGACACCAAGCCGCGTCCGACCTTCATCCCGGTGGAGCGCCACCTGACCACGCTGGTGACCTACCGCGGCCGCGGCGGCGTCCACGGCGGTGCGTTCCGCTATGTGCCGGCGGTCGACATCCTCAAGGGCCGCGTCCCCAAGAACGACTTGGCCGGCCGCGTCCTGCTGGTCGGCACCACGGTGCCGGGCCTGTACGATTTGCGGGCCACGCCGGTGAGTCCGAATTATCCCGGGGTGGAAATCCACGCCAACATCATTGCCTCCATCCTCGACGGCGACTTCAAGCAGCGGCCGGAATTCGCCGTCGGCTTCGACCTCGTGCAGATTCTCGTGATCGGCCTGGCGCTCGGCCTGCTGTTGCCGCTGCTGGGACCGCTGTGGTCGATTGTGCTGGCCGCGGGTGCGGCGTTCGGCATCGGCGCGTTCAACTTCTGGCTGTATGACAGCGCCGGGCTGGTGCTGCCGATGGCCACCGCCTTGCTGCTGATCGCCGCGCTGTTTATCTGCAATCTCGGCTGGGGTTACCTGTTCGAATATCGCAATCGCCGCGCCATCGTCAACCTGTTCGGCGAATACGTCGCACCGGAGCTGGTCGCCGAAATGGCCGCCAATCCGGCCAGCTACAACATGGAAGGCGAGAGCCGCGAACTGACCGTGATGTTCTCCGACGTGCGCGGCTTCACCACCCTCTCGGAAGGCCTGCAGCCCAACGAATTGCGCGAATACATCAATGCCTACCTGACCGCCATGTCGGAAGACATCCGTGGCAATCGCGGCACGCTCGACAAGTACATCGGCGACGCCGTGATGGCATTCTGGGGTGCGCCGATCGCGTTGCCCGACCACGCCGCGCGTGCGGTGGCGACGGCGCTCAAGATGCAGCAGAGCTGCCTCGTGCTCAATGAAGAATTCGCCAAGCGCAACTGGCCGCCACTGAAGATCGGCATCGGCCTCAACACCGGCAACATGCGCGTGGGCGACATGGGCTCGAAGATCCGCAAGGCGTACACGGTGATGGGCGACGCGGTCAATCTGTCTTCGCGCTTGGAATCGATCACCAAGGTCTACGGCGTCGGCGTACTAGTCGGTCAGGCCACGCGGGATGCGGCGCCTGAGTTCGCTTACCGTGAGCTGGATAGCGTACGCGTCAAGGGCAAGAACGAACCGGTGCCTATTTTCGAACCGCTCGGACTCGCGTCGGAACTGACGGCGGCGCAACGCGCCTCGCTCGACAAATGGACGGCTGCACTGGCGCTGGTGCGCCGGCAGCAATGGGATCAGGCAGAACAGGAGATCCTTGCCTTGCAGCAAGAAAATCCGCATGGTTTGTATGATCTTTACTTGCAGCGTATTGCCTACTTCCGCGAGCATCCCTTGCCGGCAGATTGGGATGGCGTGACTACCTTCGAGACAAAATAACAACGCTGCCGGGCGGCGTGAATGCCGCCCGGGGTGTGCGTTACGGGGCGAAACCGGCGATTGCGTTTCCGTGTGGAAACGGAAACGACAGGACGTTGTAAGTTAAGCGAATACTCCTGTCCGATATCAGCGATTTTTGTCGACAGGCAATAGGCTCAATCTTATACTTGCCCGTATGTCGCGCCGTCGGGGTGGGTGGCGCGCAGATGGTGGTTTTCGTCGCAGGATCGGGCAGCGTGCGTAACAAGAAAAATGAACGCGCAGACGCTACGGGTGCGGCGATGACGATCACCGTCGCATCACATTTCTTTCCACTGGATCGTCTCTGTCGCTTTATGTACTGCTGCGTGCGCAAGCACCCGGCGGTTCGACGTGTGCACAGCATATGCACAAGGCAGGTGATCCGGACCGGAGGAATGCAGGGGTATTCGTCCGCATGAAGAATGCGAGCGCATGCAAGAGGGCAGGGAAATTCACGATAAATCGAGGCAACGGCGGTTTGCAGATTGCAGGCTGCCGCGGTCCTGAACCAAGCAAAAAAATGAAACATCGTTTGATGCAATGTCTATTGGGGATGACGTTGACCGTCGTCGCGGCGAGCGTGCTGGCCGAGGACGAGCGCTTCAACATCACGCGTTTCCAGATCGAGGGCAATACGCTGCTGCCGGACGCAGAGTTGCAGCGCGCCGTCGCGCCGCTGACCGGTCCCGGGCGCGTCTACGGCGACGTGCAGATGGCACTGGAAGCGTTGGAGGCAGCCTATCGCAAAGCCGGCTACAGCGCAGTGCAGGTCAACGTGCCCGAGCAGGAGCTGACCAGCGGCGTGGTGACCATCAACATCAGCGAATCGGTCATTGGCCAGATCACGGTCAGCGACAACAAGTATTTCAGCGAACAGAACATCCGCAACAGCCTGCCGCGACTGCAGGTCGGCAAGTCGCCCAACCTCACCGCCATTTCGCAGGCCGTGCAATTGAGCAACGACAATCCGGCCAAGCAGGTCAATGTCGCACTCAGCGTCAGCGACGAAGAAGGCAAGGTCGATGCCGACGTCAAGGTGACCGACTACAATCCATTGCGCGTGTTCATGACCGTCGACAACACCGGTGCACCCGCTACCGGCAACTGGCGCACCGGTATCGCGATCCAGCACGCCAACCTGTTCGACCGCGACCAGGTCGGCACGCTGGCCTACACCACCTCGCCGGACAGCCCGAGCGGCGTCAAGGTCAATCTGTATTCGCTGGGATACCGCATTCCGCTGTACACGCTCGGCGACAGCATCGAATTCATTTACGGCAAGTCCAGCGTCAATACGCCTGGCAGCGTCGGCGCACCGAACGGCTTGATCGGCTTCACCGGCAAGGGCGATGTAGTCGGTCTGCGCTGGAATCACTTCTTCGCACGCGAAGGCGAAAGCACCAGCAAGCTGGTGGCCGGACTCGACTACAAGAAGATCGACTCGCGCTGCGACTTCGCGGGCGCCAGCCTGAACATCGGTTCGTGCGTGGCCTACAAGACAATGCCGCTGAGCCTGACTTACAGCGGACAAACGCGCTCGGCGACGCAGAACGTCGACTACAACATCGGCATCTCGCGCAATATCGCCATCGGCCCGAGCTACACCGGCAGCAACGGTCGCAGCGACCGCTACTCCTATGTTACCGGTCGCGACTCGGCCGACAACTTCGTCATCGTGCGCGGCGCGGCCTCCTGGTTCAAGGCCTTCGCCAACGACTGGCAAATGCGCCTGGCCGGCACCGCGCAGATCACCAACAATGCGCTGGTCTCGGCCGAACAATTCGGCCTGGCGGGTTCGACTGCCGTGCGGGGATTCACCGAACGTGCGGTGGCGGCCGACGGCGGCGTCATCGTCAACGCCGAAGTCTACACGCCTGAACTTCTGCCCAAAGGAAGTCTGCGCCTGCTGGCCTTCTACGACATCGGTCGCGGTTACAACAACAACGTCGGCGGCGGCAGTGTGGTCAACAGCGTGACGGTATCGAGCATGGGCATCGGCGCACGCTACTCCTTCAGCCGTGACTTCAATGTGAAACTGGACGTGGCGCGCGTGAGCGTGCGGGGGACGTCGAGCACGGAAAAACGTGGTGATCTGAATGCGCATATCAGCGCGATACTGGGGTTCTGAAATGAGTGAACAAAGCCAAACGCGCCGGGAGAAACCGACGCAAGATGTCAACCGTATCGAACTGATGCCGGCTTCCTTCACCATGCGCGTCGGCAATCGCCGCCTGACCATGAGCTGGCGGCCGCGCAAGCCGGTGCCGCAATTGCTGACGGGTTTGCTGCGACGTTCGTGGCGCGCCATGTTCGGCAAGTCGCTGCGCATGTCGGTGACGGCGGCGGCGATCTGCGCCGCCTGGAATGTGCCCGCCCTGGCGGCCGCACCCGGCGTCAACACACTGCCGACCGGCGGCGTCATCACTGCAGGCACCGCCACCATCGCGCAGAACGGCAATACCCTCAACATCAATCAGAGTTCCAGCGCCGCCATCGGCAGCTTCACCAGCTTCAGCATCGGCGCCAACGCCGTCGTTGACATCAGCCAGACCAGCGCGAGCAACGCCTTCCTGGCGCGCGTGACGGGTGCCGATCCGTCGCAGATCTACGGCTTGCTGAAGTCCAACGGCACCGTCGTGCTGGTCAATCAGAACGGCCTGATGGTCGGACCGGGCGGCGTGGTGGACGTCGCGCGTTTCATCGGCAGCACGCTCAACATCAGTGACAGCGACTTCCTGGCAGGGCGCCTGACCTTCGTCAACGGCGGTCACGCCGGCAACGTCGACAACCAGGGCGTCATCAAGAGCGCCACCGGCGGCAGCGTCTACCTGATCGGCGCCAACGTGACCAACAACGGCATCATCCACAGTCCGAACGGCGAAGTCCTGCTGGCTGCGGGCCAGACCGTGCAGCTCGTCGACACCGCCACGCCTGGCGTCACGGTGTGCGTCACCGGCGCTGCCGGCAGCGTCACCAACCTCGGCGCCATCACCGCCGAAGCGGGCCGCATCGGCATCGCCGCCGGCCTGATCACCAACAGCGGCAACATCAACGCCAGCAGCGTGGTGAACGAAGGAGGCCGCATCTTCCTGCGCGCTTCACAAAAACTGACGACGACCGCGAGCTCCAGGATAACGGCAGACGGCGTTGCCAAGGGCGGCAGCGTGGTGCTGTATTCGGACGGCGCAGCATATATCGACGGCGACGTCTCGGCGCGCGGCGCGCCTGGCCTGGGTGGTTTTGTCGAGACCTCCGGCAAGAAAACACTGGACGTGGTCAAGGCGCCCGACGTCGGCACGGGCGGCGAGTGGCTTATCGATCCGTATGACCTGACGGTGGTGGCTACCGGCACCAATGGCGTGAGCAACAGCGGCAACGTGATCACGTCTACGGCCGCTGGTTCCACGATTGAAGCCGGCACCATTGTTACCCAGCTCAATCAGGGCAACAGCGTGAGCCTGACGACCGGCGCGGGTGGCGCTGCCAACGGCGGCAACATCACCGTCAATGCCGCGATCAACAAGACCAGCGGTTCGGCCGCCAGCCTGACGCTCAACGCCAACAACAGCATCGCCATCAATGCCGGTATCACCAGCACCAGCGGCACGCTGAATCTGAACCTCAACAGCAACCTCAGCGGCATCGCCGGCGATCATGCGGTGCAAGTCAACAATGCCCTCATTCAGATCAACGGCGGTGAGTTGAATGTGCGTGATGGCAGCAGCACGGGAATCAGCAATGGCAATCTATTCATCAACAACGGCGGAGGCATTGATCTGGGTACCGGCGGTACGCTGAACGCCGGGAATCTGAATGTGACCAACGGCGGCAATCTGCTCGGTGGATTCACATCGAGTGTCCACTTGCAAGGTACGTTGAATAACAGTGGTACTGTCAATTTTTCCAACGCTGCGATCACTGTCGGTGACAAGATCATCAATAACGGCCAGTTCACGACTGCCAACGTTTCTATCAATACGGTCAATGGCTTCATTAATTCGGTAGGCGCTGTAGCCAACCTGAACTACATGACGAATTTTCAGACCGGCAGCTTCATCAATGCAGGCACGATGAATGCCAACGGCAGTGGCGGTTTTGTCACGTTTGAGAACGGCCTCTCCAATTCAGGCGTCATGAACATCCAAGGCTCGATCATGAGCAATGCATCCTCGTCCAACGGCGTGGGCGGCATAATGAACCTGGGCGTTGACGGGGTTACCACTCACCTCCAAGGGAGCGGCGACTGGACCAACGATGGAACGCTGAAGGTCCTGGGCACGCTTAATACGGTCAACATCGACAACGCACTGACAAACGGTGCGACCGGCACGATTCTGGTATCGGGTAGCGTAAACACTCTTTCTGCCGGGACCTTTACCAACGCGGGTTCCATGATCATCGGCGCCAGCAATTCGGTGAGCGGCAACAGCGTCACCAATACCGGCAACATCAGCATGACCGACGCTACTCTGTCGTTCAACACCTTCACCAATGACGTCGGTGGAAATCTATCGGGAACCGGTACGATCTACTCCAACGGACAGTTCACCAACAGCGGCGTCATTTCACCCGGTGGCGACGGCACCGTGGGTCAATTGGGCATTAACGGCAATTTCACGCAAAGCGCTACCGGTGTGCTAAATATCGATGTCGCCAGCGATACCAGCTATGACACCTTCTATCTGAACGCGCCCACCCCGGTGCAACTTGGCGGCACGCTGCAAAGCAAGCTGTTGGGTGCCTATGTCCCGACGCTCAACACGCGTTTGTCGCCGATCGTGTTCACGAACCAGAACGCGGGCGAGACTTATTTCCGTCACGTATTAGGCAACGTGATCAACACCAGCAGCGGACTGCAAATGCTCAAGGTTGACTACAAGGGCGCACTGGCGCTGGTCATGAGCGGCTCCGCAAATCTCACCTATAACGGTAATTCCGATAGTCACTGGGGTACCGCCACCAGCTGGACCGAGGGAATCTTGCCAACCGCCATTGATAACGTGATCGTGAACAATGGTGTTACCTTAACCCATGGTTCCGGCGACGGTGTCGACACTGTCAACAGCATTACACTGAATAATAGTTCGACCCTTGCTATCACCGGTGGCACAGTGAATGCCGGCAACATCACCTCTGCGGGCTATGGCAGCGTCATCATCACGGGTACCGCTGTTGAAGAGGGTGGCGGAGGAAACTTCAATGGATTTTCCTCCGGAGGCGGCGGAGTGACTTCGGCCAATACCGGTGTCCTGAACTTGTCCGGCACGGCACGTATCAGCAACTTGTCTCTGTCCAACGGCGGCACCTTCAACGGCGGCAGCAGTTCGGTACTGAACGTGACCGATGACTTTTCGCAAAACAGCGCCGGAGTTATCAATAGCAATGGGACAGTAGCGCTGAGTCGTGCTGACGGCGATTTGGTGACGGGCAACATTGCGGCAAGGAATCTGGTGCTTGAAGCGCAGAACGGCGCCATTTCGCAAAGCGACAGTTCCCTGCACGTGACGCAGCAACTGCTTACCTCGTCCGCGACCGGCACGACATTGACCTCTTCCGGGAATCGCATCGCCGCATTTGCCGGCAATAATCGCGGCATCAACGACATCAGTCTGGTCAACAATCTGGAGTTGGCCGATACGTCGGTTTTCAGGATCAACGGCGTCACCAACGCCAACGGTAGCATCAGCATTGTCAACACCGGAGGGACCATGACGACGGCGTTGGGCAGCAGCGCCAACTTCCTCACGGCCCTGCCGACTGCGCCTGACGTCGCGACGCCTCCCACGCTTTCGGATCGATTGGGGACACTCGGGATCGTCACGAACGGTACGGTAAGCGCATCTATGTTGGCCCATACGGTGGTGATTGAAACGCATAGTCCGTTGACTATCGGCGTCGGCGGCGTTAGCGCCTCGGGCAACATAAACCTGACTGCCGGCAACAGCGGATCACCGACCGACAACCTGATCGTTAACGGCGTGATCGCTTCCGCAGGCGGCAGCATTTCGCTGGTGGCGGGCAACAACATGTCGATCAATGCCAACATTTCCACTTCTGCGCCGGGCACTGCGTTGTTTACGGTGACGAATGGCGTGCTGACTTACGCACCTGGAGTGAGCGTCACGGACGCCAGCGGTACGGTTGTGCCGGTGGCCGCGCTGGTGAATCAGATTGTCGCACCCGTGGTGACACCGGTCATTCAACCGTCAGTAGCACAAATCGTGACGAACACCGTCAAGGTCACCACGACCGGACAGAATATTCCGACTCCGCCAGTGTTCACGGCAAGCACAACGCCAGTATCCACACCCGCCAACACACAAACCACCGGCGGCACGCAAGGCAGCTTTGGCGGCGATGATGGCGGCGGCAGCGGTACGCCTGCTGCCGGCGGCGGCGCCAACACGGCGAAGAAGCCGTTGCCGGTATGCACCTGATGATGTCTCGAGGAACCAAGACAATGAAACACGCCATTCAAACGGGATATCGCACCATGGGTAAATTCTGGCGCCTGCTGGCGCTGATGTTGTTGCTGGGCTGGGGCGGCCAAGCGTATGCGCAGATGGTCGGCACCGTGACCAACCTGTCGGGCGTGCTGACCGCGCGCCATCCGGACGGCAGCACGCGCATCAT is a window of Herbaspirillum hiltneri N3 DNA encoding:
- a CDS encoding ShlB/FhaC/HecB family hemolysin secretion/activation protein; translation: MKHRLMQCLLGMTLTVVAASVLAEDERFNITRFQIEGNTLLPDAELQRAVAPLTGPGRVYGDVQMALEALEAAYRKAGYSAVQVNVPEQELTSGVVTINISESVIGQITVSDNKYFSEQNIRNSLPRLQVGKSPNLTAISQAVQLSNDNPAKQVNVALSVSDEEGKVDADVKVTDYNPLRVFMTVDNTGAPATGNWRTGIAIQHANLFDRDQVGTLAYTTSPDSPSGVKVNLYSLGYRIPLYTLGDSIEFIYGKSSVNTPGSVGAPNGLIGFTGKGDVVGLRWNHFFAREGESTSKLVAGLDYKKIDSRCDFAGASLNIGSCVAYKTMPLSLTYSGQTRSATQNVDYNIGISRNIAIGPSYTGSNGRSDRYSYVTGRDSADNFVIVRGAASWFKAFANDWQMRLAGTAQITNNALVSAEQFGLAGSTAVRGFTERAVAADGGVIVNAEVYTPELLPKGSLRLLAFYDIGRGYNNNVGGGSVVNSVTVSSMGIGARYSFSRDFNVKLDVARVSVRGTSSTEKRGDLNAHISAILGF
- a CDS encoding beta strand repeat-containing protein; this encodes MFGKSLRMSVTAAAICAAWNVPALAAAPGVNTLPTGGVITAGTATIAQNGNTLNINQSSSAAIGSFTSFSIGANAVVDISQTSASNAFLARVTGADPSQIYGLLKSNGTVVLVNQNGLMVGPGGVVDVARFIGSTLNISDSDFLAGRLTFVNGGHAGNVDNQGVIKSATGGSVYLIGANVTNNGIIHSPNGEVLLAAGQTVQLVDTATPGVTVCVTGAAGSVTNLGAITAEAGRIGIAAGLITNSGNINASSVVNEGGRIFLRASQKLTTTASSRITADGVAKGGSVVLYSDGAAYIDGDVSARGAPGLGGFVETSGKKTLDVVKAPDVGTGGEWLIDPYDLTVVATGTNGVSNSGNVITSTAAGSTIEAGTIVTQLNQGNSVSLTTGAGGAANGGNITVNAAINKTSGSAASLTLNANNSIAINAGITSTSGTLNLNLNSNLSGIAGDHAVQVNNALIQINGGELNVRDGSSTGISNGNLFINNGGGIDLGTGGTLNAGNLNVTNGGNLLGGFTSSVHLQGTLNNSGTVNFSNAAITVGDKIINNGQFTTANVSINTVNGFINSVGAVANLNYMTNFQTGSFINAGTMNANGSGGFVTFENGLSNSGVMNIQGSIMSNASSSNGVGGIMNLGVDGVTTHLQGSGDWTNDGTLKVLGTLNTVNIDNALTNGATGTILVSGSVNTLSAGTFTNAGSMIIGASNSVSGNSVTNTGNISMTDATLSFNTFTNDVGGNLSGTGTIYSNGQFTNSGVISPGGDGTVGQLGINGNFTQSATGVLNIDVASDTSYDTFYLNAPTPVQLGGTLQSKLLGAYVPTLNTRLSPIVFTNQNAGETYFRHVLGNVINTSSGLQMLKVDYKGALALVMSGSANLTYNGNSDSHWGTATSWTEGILPTAIDNVIVNNGVTLTHGSGDGVDTVNSITLNNSSTLAITGGTVNAGNITSAGYGSVIITGTAVEEGGGGNFNGFSSGGGGVTSANTGVLNLSGTARISNLSLSNGGTFNGGSSSVLNVTDDFSQNSAGVINSNGTVALSRADGDLVTGNIAARNLVLEAQNGAISQSDSSLHVTQQLLTSSATGTTLTSSGNRIAAFAGNNRGINDISLVNNLELADTSVFRINGVTNANGSISIVNTGGTMTTALGSSANFLTALPTAPDVATPPTLSDRLGTLGIVTNGTVSASMLAHTVVIETHSPLTIGVGGVSASGNINLTAGNSGSPTDNLIVNGVIASAGGSISLVAGNNMSINANISTSAPGTALFTVTNGVLTYAPGVSVTDASGTVVPVAALVNQIVAPVVTPVIQPSVAQIVTNTVKVTTTGQNIPTPPVFTASTTPVSTPANTQTTGGTQGSFGGDDGGGSGTPAAGGGANTAKKPLPVCT